In Dryocola sp. LX212, the genomic stretch GTAGAGAATGCTGAATAAAAATAAATACATTCCCTTGAGTACCAGTTCATGTTTAACTAGAACCACTAGTTAAGGTCATCCTAAAATGCCTACTATCATGAACTTATACACTTGTAATAAGGCTTCGACTCCTGCTGACTGCTCCAGTTAACGCTTTTCAGCCTGCGAGGAAGGGATTGCCCGGAGCGGCTGGATAGCGCATGCGCGCTGATTAATAGTGGATACGCACTATCGACCCTTAACGGCCACAGCCTCCAGCGCTCAGTGGAATGTGGAAAATCAACCCGCCTCTGAGCGGGTTTTCTTTTACCTAAATATATATCTGGTGACTATGCTTTCCACGTGGACCCTAAAGCAGGGTATCGCGCTCACCATGGTTATCACATGCAACATTAGTCAGCCTTGGTGTTGCCCTCGAAGGTTGGCTTTATTACTACTTTTGAACCAATCCTTCGAGTCTGCTATCCTGTAATATGGTTTTTATTTGATATAAATGATAGGGTGTATGCATTGAATTAATAGAATTAATAGAATTAATAGAATTAATAGAATTAATAGAATTAATCGAGCAATTGATGAGATGAACAGAGAACCTAAAGAAAAAACACTCTTTATTTGACTGTCGAGGTGAAAAAATTAGATGCGATAGTTGATTATTTGGCTCCGAAAAACTATCCGCCTAAGTGCAGTTTCGCAGCGTTTATGCGGCAGGTACTTTAGGAAAAATAAATAAATAAAAGTACGTAAAATGCTATTTGCATTAATGCTTAGTTATCTATGTGTTTTTTCTTCGGTTTGGGCGGGGGACAGTTCTTGCGCACTTTCTGGCACTCCAGCCGTGTCAAATGGAAATCTCGGGAATATAAACATAATCGATCCAGCACAAAATGCTCCTGGTGTGATTTTTGATTCCGCAGCGAATTGGAATACTGGGAGTGTTTCGGAGCTTACATGTGGCTGTGACAGTGATTTTCCCGGCAGCAGCCAGGAATCACCATATTCGAAAAGCCCCCAGCCTGCTGGGTTGTTTTGGCGCTTCTATCGCCTGGCTAAAACAGCACCCGTATGCAGCCGGGTTGGGTGCCATCACAAGGCGATCTCTTTGCTGAGGACTGGATCCCGTTGAAGTAACCACTCCAGAGCGCCATCGCAATAACGCTCGACAATGTTTATTGAGAGTAAGAAGTAACCATTATGTCAAAGCCGGATTGGTAGGCCATCAAGGCGGCGTACCGGGCTGGTGTCCTTTCGCTCCGTGAAATAGCCGCACAATATGGTGTTGCTGAGAGCACGATATCCGCAACTGCCGTTACTCTGCACCTGATAACTCGATGATAGATTGTGAAGTGCTGGTGAAGGAGGAGTGGTATCCGTTTACCGCGTCACCGAATGACAGCACCACATGGGGCCTTGCGATTTATGCGAATGCAGTAGCCGGACAGTATGGAGTGGTAGAGATATACGCAGCATAGGAAATGGCAGGGGGGGAGTTTTGACCAGCTTCCAGACGTTAACCCAACTGAAGCCATCTCTGCCATATCTGGCGACAGAACGCAGACCATTTAAGCGGAAATTTGACAGGTTCCTTTCCTGCATTCTGCCATTATTGGCGGCCGGGAGACATAAGGCTGTAACCTTCCAGTCTTTATCAGGAGAGCTGGTCTGCCCCCCGGCCATAATTCCAAAAAAAACGCCCATCGGACAGTGGGCGCTGCCAGTATGGCAATGGATGGTTTCACGCATGTTATTTCAAGACAAATAATAAAGCGTGCCATTCGCTGTGGTTACCACTTAACTACCTTATTTGGTAATTATCCATATCAAAATGTACGGGTTGTAATCGGTGGTTATAATCACGGTATGAAAAGGGACTATGAAAATAAAAAGCTATATGAGACAGGAATTGGACTGACCCCACGACAGTAGACAAATTCTGTCCTCACGATGAGGCCTGTTCAAAGGCCTCCGGACTGACGCCGCCGAGATGACTGTGGCGCCGGGACCGGTTATAGAATACTTCAATGTAATCGAAGATATCCGCCCGGGCCAGATCCCGGGTTTTGTATATTCTCTTCCTGATGCGCTCTTTTTTCAGTGAACTGAAGAACGATTCGGCCACCGCATTATCCCAGCAGTTGCCACGCCGGCTCATGCTCGGAGCCAGGTTATTGGCCCGGCAGAAGCGCTGCCAGTCGTCACTGCCGTACTGGCTGCCCTGGTCTGAGTGCACGATAACCTCGCCGTCGGGTTTACGTCGCCAGACCGCCATCATCAGCGCATCCAGCGCCAGTTCGCGTGAGAGAGTGGGTTTCATCGACCAGCCGACCACGTTACGGGCGAAGAGATCGATAACCACCGCCAGATACAACCAGCCCTGCCAGGTGCGGATGTAAGTGATGTCGGTGACCCAGACCTGATTGGCCCGGACAACAGTAAACTGCCGCTGCACGCGATTCGGGGCAACCACTGAAGGTCGACCAGCGATACGACGCGGCGCTTTATAGCCGCGTACGGCTTTGATCCGGTTCAGTTGCATAATACGACCCACCCGGTTTTTGCCGCAGGTTTCCCCGATTTCGTTCAGGTCGCCATGAACCCGCCGGTAACCGTATACGCCTCCGCTCAGTGAATATGAGTCACGGATAAGCGTCAGCAGGCGCTGGTTATCTTTATCACGTGCCGAGACCGGGTTGTGCAGCCACGCATAGAACCCGGCCCGGGCGACATTGAGTACCCGACACATCGTCATCACACCCCATACAGTGCGGTGCTCATTGATAAAGCGGTACTTCAGTCGGGCTCCCTTGCAAAGTACCGCGCGGCCTTTTTCAAAATATCCCGTTCCTCTTCGGTACGTTTTAGCTGCGCCCGTAGTTTCAGGATCTCGCTTTTGGCCTCCAGTAAATCCCGGGCATGCTGCTCGCTGTTATCGGGTTTAATCGCCCGTAGCCACTTGTAGAGGCTGTGTGCAGAAACGCCCAGACGGTCAGATACTTCGGCGACGGAATAACCGCGTTCCGTTATCTGACGGACAGCCTCTTCCTTAAATTCAGGTGTAAATCGTGGTGTGCCCATACGCTCCTCCTATGCTCAAACTATAGGGCAGGATCGTCTACCGGGGCGGGGTCAGTCCATAAATGACTCTGAGGTGTCTGTTAAACCCGTGGCGATTCACAAGTCATCGCGAAAGAAGTTTGATGATCCTTGATACACATTCATCGCTGGATAAACTGTACGAGTCTAAAATGAGGTGTTCTCTGTTCCATGGTTCATAAGTCAAATCGGTAACATATTTCCAATCTGGCAGGGTTAACCCCTCGACTTGTGACACCCTTATTTCCACTCGTTTACGATGCTCAATCATATCGGAACATACGATCTCAATTTCTAAAAAATCGGTTCTTGCCGATAAAGCTATTTCTCGATAGGCATCACGGGTTAACGCCAGTGGGTTCACTGAGTCAGTGATTACTGTTGCTCCTAATAGCAGGTTTTCTCTGGCGAGTGAGTAAGCGACAAAATAACCAGTAGGCCCCATTTCACGACCATCTTCTTCGGCTTTAAGTATGGCCTGCTCAATCGTGTCGATTCGCAAGTAAAGAGCATTTAACTGCTTTGTCAAAGCCTGAGCGATAGTGCTTTTCCCGCTTCCAGGCAAACCACTGAAGATGATTAGCATAACTTGTCCTAGAACGATGAAATCCAACAGTATTAAAACACACTGGGCCATGAATTGTGGGAATTCATGCCGCAGCGATATGACAACTGAAGAGTATTACTGCTACTGCTAGTGTTAATACTTGGCGTGTCCGCTCCTCGCTCATAGCTGACTGTCAGATTTTATTGTGCACAATACGAGAAAGCTGTCATGTCAAGTCTGAGCTAATACACCGAAGGTAGTAAATAAACCCCCATTCACTCATCTACTCCGACTGAGCACGGTTCACTCTGGTGGGCTGAGCCAACGCGACTCTTACTATCGAAAAATGAAATGGAGTGTTGATGAGCGTTGATGTAAATCACTTACATCAGCTGTTACATGGGAAAAATTATTGGTGTAAGTAACTGCGAGTCTTCGTGTAACTCTTTGATTTATATGGTACGCCCTACAGGGCTCGAACCTGTGACCTACGGCTTAGAAGGCCGTTGCTCTATCCAACTGAGCTAAGGGCGCACTGGGGAAGTGCTTTCCGGACTGTACGTATTATTCGGAATGCCCGGATTATACGGTCAACACCTTTCTAGTCAATGGCTTTTCAACTACCTGCGCGACAATTGACCATTCTGGCAGATCTTTGCCTGACAGGACGCGCGGCTTCTGACAAAATAGAAACAATCCCCTCCTTTTTGATTACAGCGGAATTATTCGACTGATGGCAGCAAAGATTATTGACGGTAAAACGATTGCGCAGCAGGTACGGCTTGAAGTTGCTGAAAAAGTGCGTGCGCGTGTTGCAGCGGGAAAACGCGCTCCGGGACTGGCCGTTGTGCTGGTTGGCGAGAACCCTGCTTCGCAGATTTATGTTGGCAGCAAGCGCAAGGCCTGCGAAGAGGTCGGCTTCCTCTCACGCTCTTACGATTTGCCGGACAGCACCACGGAAGCTGAGCTGCTGGAGCTGATTGATACACTCAACGCGGACAGCGATATCGACGGCATTCTGGTGCAGCTGCCGCTGCCTGCGGGCATCGATAACGTGAAGGTGCTGGAACGCATCGACCCAGACAAAGACGTGGATGGCTTCCATCCCTACAACGTTGGCCGCCTGTGCCAGCGTTCTCCGCGCCTGCGCCCCTGTACGCCGCGCGGTATCGTGACGCTGCTTGAGCGTTACGGTATTGATACTTACGGGCTGAACGCCGTGGTGATTGGCGCATCCAACATCGTGGGTCGTCCGATGAGCATGGAGCTTCTGCTGGCGGGCTGCACCACCACCGTGACTCACCGCTTCACCAAAAATCTGCGTCATCACGTCGAGAATGCCGATCTGGTAATTGTTGCCGTGGGCAAACCGGGCTTTATTCCCGGCGAGTGGATCAAGGAAGGGGCGATTGTCGTGGATGTCGGTATCAACCGGCTGGAGAGCGGCAAAGTGGTCGGCGACGTAAATTATGATGAAGCCGCCGTCAAAGCCTCGTATATTACGCCGGTTCCGGGTGGCGTTGGCCCTATGACCGTCGCCACTCTTATTCAGAATACCTTGCAGGCCTGCGAGGAATATCATGATGTCGATGGAGAGTAATATGACGACCTTCTCATTAGGAAAACACCCCCACGTTGAGCTGTGCGATCTGCTGAAGCTGGAAGGCTGGTGCGAAAGCGGCGCGCAGGCGAAAGCGGTGATTGCCGAAGGTCTGGTGACCGTAGACGGCGAAGTGGAAACCCGCAAGCGCTGTAAGATCGTCGCCGGTCAGACGGTCAGCTTCGAAACCCTGAGCATCACCGTTCAGGCGTAGTTTTCTCTTTTTTGGGGAAATTGGGTAAAAAAGAGGGTCAGGCTAAGCCTGGCCCTTTTTTATAATAAAATAATTGTCAAAAAGTGCTTCTTATCCAATGAGGGAATTAAACTTTTCGTTATTGAATGTTTAATTTTTTGTTGATGTATATTCAGTTGTAGTGATTGATACTACTAAAAGAAGGAGATGAAAAGTCTGGTCTAGCATAATGATTTTATACCCATAGCCAGATCCGTGGTGACATTAACCTTCGTCCACGATTGAATTCCTCCCAGAAAGCAGATGCTACAAATAAATAATGAGGTTTTTTTATGAGAGCAATAAAGTCGATAGCATTTTCTGTCCTGTTGAGCGGTTTCTTTTCTACCGTGTATGCAGTCGAACTAACGTCTAATATAGATAGTCTTCAAGTTTCTCGCGCGACATTTTCAGAGGATGGAAAGGTAACGCTTCCTGTAGATTTTCACCACTGGGTGCATGTCGGTACTTTTGTGAAGGAAGACGGCATAAATATCTTTGACGGTACCAAAATTATCATTCCGATAGTAGGTAATACCTATGTCGAACCGAGTGCATGGACGCACTATATGGCTACCGGTGAATGGGCTGATGGTACACAGATTATTAAAGAGTTTACCGAAGTAGAGGCAGATAAAAAATGTGACATTAAGGGGACGCATGTTTGTAAATCTGCCTTTGGTTCGGCTATCTTTCAGAATAATTACGCTGGATACGGCTATATGGTAAAAGATAAACAGCGATTTCCGCAAGCGGCCGGTAACTGGGCTTACTTCACTACGGGTCACGTAAAGCCCCCGTATCCAGAAACAGCGAAAATTAAAGCGATCGCCGACTGTGCCGCATGCCACATCGCTCACGCAGCCGATCAGGATTATGTTTTTGCCGCACAAAAGATTGGGCTTGAGCGATCTAACCCCAATAACCAATAGCAGAACTTAATTAACCTCATGAGGTAAATCGATGAACGCGAAGTATCATAAGAATTCTCAGGCGATCGCGGAGCTCAGCGAAGAAGAATTTCACATCACGCAAAACGGGGGGACTGAACGAGCCTACACCGGTAAGTACGATAAATTTTTCGAAGAAGGCCTATACGTAGATATCGTCTCCGGCGAGCCGCTGTTTTCCTCTCGGGATAAGTATGACTCTGGCTGCGGCTGGCCAGCATTCACCAGACCTGTTGAAGAAAACGTTAACGAACTTCGTGATACAAGCCACGGCATGATCCGCACCGAGGTTAGATCGGTACACGGCGACAGCCACCTGGGTCATGTTTTCAATGATGGTCCGAAGGAGGAGGGAGGCCTGAGATACTGCATCAATTCTGCGTCGCTGCGCTTTATTCCTGTAGAAGAGCTTGAAGATAAGGGATACGAAAGCTATCTCTCATTATTTGATAAGGCATAAAAATCATCGGGTGGATACACGCCGGCAAGGTCCACCCGTTTTCACTACATGGTGCCCCGGCAAATTCCAGGTCAATCCATGCGCAACTTCAAATTTTCGATAACAGTATGGCTACATCTCTGATTTTAGTTGCTTGTGAAAAACGTATACGCCGTCGCGATGTAGCAGCAAAACCTGGCATTTCAGAACGTGATGCGCAATGGCTTATCAATCGTTATTCATAAGCTGCAAATGGGCGTGTTCGGCGGCCTGAGTGGCATTCATCAGGTCGGGCGTACCGTGGGTAAAGATGTGTTTTTAACGCAGGAAGTCTCGCAGATGGGCTTCGAGGATATGATGCATATTAATCTGACCTCGCCGCTGTTCACCTACGTCTCGGCGTCAAGCGACGAAACGGGTCGCCAGGCGGCGACGCTATCGTGGATAAGATAAAGGCGCCGACCCTGCCCGCACATAAAATCATTATTTCCGGTGAGCTGGTGCTGCGGGGTTCCGCGTAACGCCCGCTACCACAACTTCTCAAGTATCAGTACCGCAGCGATCAGAATCACCACGATCAGCAAAAATCCCAGGGATATGGCAAGGGCATCACCCATGTTATGTCCCGTTGAACGACAGGCATCGTGCAAGTGTTGCCGAGTAACTATGAAGCCGTAATGATAGATAAGTATGATTTTATCTGCGCAGCAATACCGTAACTGTATCGGCTGTTGTTTTATTTTTTCTTAATTTGTTCATGGCGAGGAATTACAGAGACAATTTTACTTCTATACCGTTTCTTATGAGGGGCGGGGTTCTTTCTTTGTATGGTCATTCTTACCTGATAATTCAACCAGCCAGTTTGCTTACTGGCTGGGTGCATTAGCTTGCGATTAGCGGTGATATTCCCCGGCTGCTTCGGGCTGGAACTCAATATCCAGCACTTCTAACCTCGTCTGGTTCCCGTTCGGCAGCGTCCACTCAATGCTGTTCCCTACCCGAACGCCCAGCAGCGCTGCGCCAACGGGCGCCATCACTGAAAGCTGGTTTGTGCTGTCAGTCAGGTTCGCCGGATAGACCAGTGTGCGCAGGTGCTCTTCGCCGGAAGACAGATCACGGAACTTCACGCGGCTGTTCATCGTCACCACATCCGCCGGGATATTTTCCGGGCTGCACATCTCTGCACGGTCCAGCTCTGCGTTCAGCAACTGCGCAACCGGCAGGTTGGCATACTGTGGCTGCTCCAGCAGGCGGTCGAGGCGCTCGGCATCGAGTTCGTTAATGATGATGGCAGGTCTGGACATAATTTACTCCGTGTAAAAAACATGCACGCATGTGCGGGAAACCGTACAAAGAAAAACCCCCACCGTAAACGATGAGGGTCTGGTCTTTCCTGATAATACTGGGCTTAACTCAGGGTTAAAAGCGACTTAGGTCACAAACCCGTCTCTCAGGCGATTAGAGGATGATACTGCCCACGAGGGCAAAGAGGAAGGCGATTGTGCCAATCAGCGTTTCCATTACCGTCCAGGTTTTCAGCGTGGTCTTCTCATCCATCTCCAGGAAGCGGCCCACCAGCCAGAAGCCGGAGTCGTTCACGTGGGAAAGCACGGTCGCTCCGCCGGCAATCGCGATAACGATAAAGCACAGGTCGAACTGGCTCAGGCCCGTGGTGGACGCCACCATTGGAGAAACCAGTGCGGCGGTGGTGGTCAGCGCGACGGTGGCGGAACCCTGCGCCACACGCAGCGCGGTCGCGATTACAAACGCGGCCACGATAACCGGCATCCCGGTATCGGACAGTACGCCCGCCAGCGCGTCGCCAATGCCGCTGGCGCGCAGTACGCCACCGAACATCCCGCCCGCACCGGTCACCAGAATAATGCCGCAGATTGGGCCAAGCGCACCGTCACACACTTTCTCCAGGTGCTCGCGGCTGTGTTTGCCGCTGAAGACCATCAATGCAAAGAACACGGTGATCAGCAGGGCGATAGGGGTTTTACCCAGCATGCGCAGGAACTGCACGATGGTGTTGTCGGCGCTTACCCAGCCCAGCACAGTCGCGGTATTCAAGCCGGTATCCAGGAAGATCAGCACTAACGGCATCAGCAGGATGCTCAGTACCGTACCAAATGCCGGCGGCTGGTGACCAGGATCGGCCTCGATTTTTCCCAGGAAAGAGGTGGGCAGCGGCACGTTAAATTTCTTACCGGCGTACTGCCCGTAAAGATAGGCACCAAGATACCAGGTTGGGATAGCAATGATCAGGCCGGTTATCACCAGCAGGCCAATGTTTGCGCCTAATAATTCACTAGCGGCAACCGGACCTGGATGCGGTGGCACCAAGGCGTGCATTACGGCAAAAGCACCCGCCGCCGGGAAAGCGTACTTCAGCGTGGAGCCGCCAAACTGTTTGGCAACGCTAAAGATGATTGGCAGCATCACCACCAGGCCCGCATCGAAAAAGATCGGGAAACCGAAGAGTAGCGATGCCACGCCCAGCGCAAAAGGCGCACGGTGGGAACCAAAGGTACCAATTAGCGTATCTGCCAGCACCTTCGCGCCGCCGGAGATCTCCAGCAGACGGCCAATCATTGCTCCAAGGCCAACGAGCAGCGCTACGCCCGCAAGGGTGCTGCCAAAGCCGGTCAGGATCGTCGGAACGATTTTATCGAAAGGCACGCCGGTCACAAGCGCGGTGGCAACGCTCACCAGGGTTAAGGCTAAAAAGGCATGCACTTTATAGCGCATGATTAATATAAGCAGAAGCAGGACTGCACAGGCTGCGATCCCCAGCAGCGTGCCTGCGCCATAACTTGTTGTTAGTTCGGTCATAATTATTATCCTCGGGCCGACTTTACAGGTGACAAGCGGGTTAGCTTAGTACACCGATGTGCTGATACCGGTAACATGATATCGGTAACATTGCGCCGTCGGGAACCTGTCCTGTCATATTTGTTAACCTTTTGAGAGCGGGTTCAAACTATGGAAATAAAACAGACGAAATGGGATCGGGCGAATTGCTGTTCATAAACAAACCTGCCAGGGGCAAGGGATGATGTGCCGGAGGGCGCAGCGCTTATCCGGCCAACGATGAACATAGCTATGTTTTGCAGGTGGGTAAACGTAAGCGCTAATAGTTGGCTGATATGTCGCTCCCCGCCTTAAAGATTTTCTTTGCACTGGCAGTAGTTTTCAGAATTTGACCAGATTAATTATTTGCATCAGCTTCTGGTCATTTTTAGCTTTGCTGTGGACATAAGCATGTATATCGATATTGTCTTTCTCCATCCATGGGATATTTACGGCACGAACGTTAAAAAGTCGGAGGGTATATTTCAGGAGGATTTCAGGCAGGAACATAATGTAATCCGTTTTTTCAATGCAGTTCAGCATATTTAGCATCGACTGTGAGCGATATCGGATATTTCTTTTATAAGCGTTTGAATAAAGCGTTTCCGGCAGATAGCTGTTGAGCTCGGCAGATTTCAGCGCGGCGTGTTCTTCGCGCATCCACTGTTCAAAGCTCAGGTCCGCGTCGATTCTTGGATGATCCTTACGGCAAAGTGCTACGATCCTCGATTGGGTAATTCTTATAGAAAACAATGAATTATTTGTTTTGATTGCCATTCCGATATCGATGTCCACCTCTCTTGATACCAGCGCGGTAATGCGGTCCTCCTCCTGCATGGTCTGGGTATTAAAGTCGATACAGAGGCCTTTCGGAAGCTGGTGATTATTAACTAGCCTGTCCAGCAAAAAGCATTCCATCATAGTGTTGGTTCTGATAGCGATCTTGTGAAGGCCTGCAGAGGTATCCTGACTAACCAGGACTGACTGTGAAATATCTTCATCAATTTTCTTAAAGGCGGGGTAGAGTTCATTTGCTACATGCGTAGGCTTTAACCCTCTGGTAGACTTAGTAAAAATTGGGTCGTTGTAATAAGTGCGAAGCTTGTTTAATGAATAGGTTAAAGTTGGCGCAGAGACACCTAAAGCCAATGCGGCTTTACTCATACTTTTTGTTTCAAAAATAAGCACCAACGTTTTGATGAGGTTGTAGTCAAATTTATTGTTCATATAATCAACTCCATGCTTATCAGTCACTTAACCAAATGCCATAAATAATTTAAAAAGCGACTTTTAAAAACTTCGATTGAGTATCAAATCATATGACAGTTTAATACTGGCATTGATTTTCCATTTAAAAAGAGATTTTATGAAACTTCTAACCGATATGCATGCTTATGAACAATGGTTTCTGAAAGAGTATCTTAAGGTTAGCCACAAATCTCTTTCAACCTCACTTTTCACTTACGAAGAGCTGAAATCTGTCGTCGCAGAATCAGCGCCGTGTACCTTTCCTTGCCTGGCCTTTTTCGATCGGCACAATCCTGTTTTTGGTGGGACTAACCTGCGTTACGTCTATAAGAACGAGTTAAGGCTAATCCAGGAGTTGCTGCAAAATTGTGATTTGAGCGCCTGAGTGCCGGCCGCTCTAGCACGTTATTAATCATTTTCTGACGCCGCGCATATTTTGCATTCCCACATCCCCACACCATACTTTCTCGGCGCTGCCCCTGCGCCAGCCGCATAGTTTTTCCCCACTAAAAGACCAATAAAAAAGCCAATACCGTGCTGTAGCTCGAGATTTTGCACAAAGAGTAGTCAGCTAATTTGCTGCCGGGTCCGATCGTTAACTACCGTCTTTGATGGTGCGGATATATTACGCCCTCCCTCCTGTCAGGTCTGAACATAAGAGGAAATAATGAAAAAGCTGACGTTAAGTCTGATTACCTTAGCGCTGGCGGGCGTCTCCAACGCCGCGCTGGCCGATACCCTGCGTATGGAATGTCCGATTTTCCCCGGCGGTAAGGAATACTGCGGCTACGTCAAAGAGCGTTTTGAAAAGCAAACCAATAACAAGCTGGAGTTCATCGAGTTCCCGGCGGCATCTGATGAAAAGCTTGCGCTCCTGCAGCAGCTGTTTGCCGCCAAAGATGAGAAAGCGGTGGATCTGTTCCAGTCTGACACCATCTGGGTCGGCCTGCTCGATAAGCAAACGCTCGACCTGACCGATGCCGTGGGCGACATGAAAGGGGACTTCTTCCCCGGCCCGTGGGCTAACGACACGGTAAACGACAAGGTGAAAGCGGTGCCTGCCTATCTGGACACCGGCGTGCTCTATTACCGCAAAGACCTGCTGGAGAAATACAAAGAGCAGCCGCCAAAAACCTGGGATGAGCTGACGCGCATCGCCACCAAAATTCAGGCCGAAGAGCGCAAGGCCGGGCATAAAAATTTCTGGGGGATGATCTTCCAGGGAAAATCGTACGAAGGGCTGACCTGCAACGCGCTGGAGTGGATTGACTCCTGGGGCGGCGGGACCTTTATCGACGAAAAAGGAAACGTGACCGTAAACAATCCTAAGGCCGCGGCTGCGCTGGATACGGTCGCGGGCTGGATCGGTAAAATCACACCGAAGGGCGCGCTGGGCTACAAAGAAGAGGAATCCCGAGCCGTGTTCCAGAACGGCGATGCCCTGTTTATGCGCAACTGGCCGTATGCTTATCTGCTCTCGCAGGGAGAGGAGAGCCCGCTGAAAGGTAAGGTTGGCGTAGCGCCTCTTCCTGCCGGCCCGGACGGCAAATCTGCCAACGCGCTGGGCGGCTGGCAGTGGTCGGTTAACGCCAATACCAAAAACAAAGACGCGGCGATTGCGCTGCTGAAAATCCTCACTGACGCAGACTCGCAGAAGATGCAGCTTAAATATCTGGGCTTCGCGCCAACGCGTTCTGCCCTGTATGAAGATAAGGCTGTACTGGAAACTGCCCCGCATTTAACGATGTTTAAAGAGATCTTCGCCAATGCGGTACCGCGCCCGGCAACGGTAACCAAAAGCCAGTATCCGCGCGTCTCCAACGCTATTTACAACGTGACCTTTAAAGTGCTCAACGGCGGCAGTGACGGCAAAACGGCCGTGGCGGATCTGCAAAAACGTCTTGAGCGCGTGAAGGGTAAGGACTGGCGTTAATTGGCGCACCTCGGCTACCAACAGCGGCGCCGCCGTATCGCATGGATACTGGTGGCGCCCGCGCTTTTACTCCTTGCACTGGCGGCGGGCTGGCCGCTGGTGCGCACCTTCTTCTTCAGCTTTACCAATGCGATGCTCGACAACCCTGCCGGGTACGAGATGGTGGGGCTGGCAAACTATTACGCCACCCACGATGGGGAAAGCACGGGGGTGCTGGTTGACCCACTCTGGTGGCAGGCCGTGGGCAACACGCTGTGGTTCACCGTGGTGTCGGTCGGGCTGGAACTGCTGCTCGGCATGCTGCTGGCGCTGCTGATGAACCAGAAGTTTCGCGGCCAGGGGCTGGTGCGCACCGCCATTCTGGTGCCGTGGGCTATCCCGACCATCGTCAGCGCCAAAATGTGGGGCTGGATGTTCCACGACCAGTACGGGGTGGTGAACGATCTGCTGGATAAGATTTTTGGTTATCAGGCACACCTGGCGTGGATTGCCGAGCCATCTTTGTCAATGTGGGCGGTGGTGATTGCCGACGTCTGGAAGACCACGCCGTTTATGGCGCTGATGCTGCTGGCGGCGCTGCAGCTTATACCTAAAGATCTCTACGAAGCCGCG encodes the following:
- a CDS encoding LysR family transcriptional regulator, with protein sequence MNNKFDYNLIKTLVLIFETKSMSKAALALGVSAPTLTYSLNKLRTYYNDPIFTKSTRGLKPTHVANELYPAFKKIDEDISQSVLVSQDTSAGLHKIAIRTNTMMECFLLDRLVNNHQLPKGLCIDFNTQTMQEEDRITALVSREVDIDIGMAIKTNNSLFSIRITQSRIVALCRKDHPRIDADLSFEQWMREEHAALKSAELNSYLPETLYSNAYKRNIRYRSQSMLNMLNCIEKTDYIMFLPEILLKYTLRLFNVRAVNIPWMEKDNIDIHAYVHSKAKNDQKLMQIINLVKF
- a CDS encoding ABC transporter substrate-binding protein; translated protein: MKKLTLSLITLALAGVSNAALADTLRMECPIFPGGKEYCGYVKERFEKQTNNKLEFIEFPAASDEKLALLQQLFAAKDEKAVDLFQSDTIWVGLLDKQTLDLTDAVGDMKGDFFPGPWANDTVNDKVKAVPAYLDTGVLYYRKDLLEKYKEQPPKTWDELTRIATKIQAEERKAGHKNFWGMIFQGKSYEGLTCNALEWIDSWGGGTFIDEKGNVTVNNPKAAAALDTVAGWIGKITPKGALGYKEEESRAVFQNGDALFMRNWPYAYLLSQGEESPLKGKVGVAPLPAGPDGKSANALGGWQWSVNANTKNKDAAIALLKILTDADSQKMQLKYLGFAPTRSALYEDKAVLETAPHLTMFKEIFANAVPRPATVTKSQYPRVSNAIYNVTFKVLNGGSDGKTAVADLQKRLERVKGKDWR
- a CDS encoding carbohydrate ABC transporter permease, translated to MAHLGYQQRRRRIAWILVAPALLLLALAAGWPLVRTFFFSFTNAMLDNPAGYEMVGLANYYATHDGESTGVLVDPLWWQAVGNTLWFTVVSVGLELLLGMLLALLMNQKFRGQGLVRTAILVPWAIPTIVSAKMWGWMFHDQYGVVNDLLDKIFGYQAHLAWIAEPSLSMWAVVIADVWKTTPFMALMLLAALQLIPKDLYEAARVDGASPWQRFKRITLPLIMPAMIVALIFRVMDAMRIFDLIFVLTSNSEATMSVSGYAREQIISYQDMGVGSAASVLVFMMVAGIAACFIRVSRLNEKEKR